ATAGCCTAGTAACCAATGTACTATAGTAACAGTACAGTAGCATTTagtctttttaaaaacaaaaacacattctgtATTCACCTCCTTATGCCTTTCACTCAgcagtaaaaaacaaaataaatttaaaaaaattaaattggaCAGCAATTGGAAACCAAACACTTCTCATCCAGGTGGATGAAGAAAAAGGCATAATGTTTAATGGTGATTTCCCACGAGCATGGGTGACATTTTGATACTGATGTGTGAATGGTATCTAACTGGTAAAAAGACGGAGCGTTGCTGCTTGTTTGAACAGCACATTTGTGTATTTACTAGAAAAATCAATCCAGTAGGCCCAATTTTATGGTAAATTACCTGGTTTAATGTGTGAAATGGGTTATTGAAATGGGTTATTTCTATCGCCAACAGAGGAAGTTCAACCTGTCATGCATGCTGACCCAGTTCTACCAAAgtcactttaaaggattagttcacttctgaattcaaatttcatgataatttactcacccccatgtcaacagactttccttgaaagggactttttATGAATGCACCATCTATGTATCTAAAGCCTTTTGTTCTACTCAGCTGTCATCGAGTCTTTCTCAGCACTTCATCTAATAAATGGGACAATTGGTATTGGTAACAATCCTGTCCAGTATCAAACATCATGCTGGGGCTACTAAACtgtatttgaaaaatgttgaatGAATTCTTGAAACTGTCAAAAACAGATGATTCctaaaataatggaaatttcaaatttatttttaatgaaaaccccttttttttaaaaataaaagaaaaaaagaaaaaaaagaaaaaagcctgTTGTTTGAACCCATAAACTGTAGATTACTTACAGTTATATTGACTGTCATATGCCTCTTCTTTGTTCAGTGCTGATATCTTTATCATGGCAGATTACTCCTGAATATGAGCAAACAACTCCTTTAGCATTACACCATATCAAACATTATCATTTGAAATGCAATGATCAGCCCACAGCAAGTCCAAAGTGCGAAGTTTATTTGTAACATGAACTGTATGGCACAGATATATTTTTACTCGCATGTACATTTGCTAGTGATATCAATTCTACAGAGAAGAATTTCTACCACttctccacaccacaactatatgTTTTTGCACACTTGCTtatgaaacaaaataatgattaattaaagaGTGCTTTGGTCCAGAGCCCATTTTACTGCCTGCTATCAATATCTGAATGCTAAACTTGAAAGTGAGAGCAATAAATGAATGACAGATCACATGAGGGAatgggagatttttttttttttttaaagcatgcaTAGACAGTAAAAATGTAGAAGAGTAATTCAGTTTATTCAATTCATCACATTGCCTTTAGATGTGATGAATGCAGTTTGAATGCTGTTTCAATGAAAAactagcctgacgtggtcatactcaattctagttcgaatatgagtctgatactgctccattgggctttgattatgggggcatatttcaaccgatccaggaaagacctcaattggatagacctacaaccaatcagagctacagagtaagtgacgtatgttgagcgaggcatagttgtcaacagaactcctCTTAGCGACCATCAgggccagctgataaatcaaactttgtccgcaggaaggacggcaaagacatctttcccatcgacaaatgccttgatcgcgctcctctgttcctcttttaaaattaatgcgctgtcgatatcttctataaaggacgcgatggcggaatctacacatctcagttcttcaacaacagccatcattgtggTAAACAAATTGACATTTCGCAAAGACTTGCCCCCATTAGTTACTTTTGCTTTGTCCAACAAACCGTGGCGCTGTCAagccacacagagtgaaaaatacatcgcggagcaaagaggaagctgacaacacatcgacagacgagacagagcagattacttatgatattaaacaaagtcccagctttcaaactgtgtagttattaaaacaattcaaacaataaaaaccgttttgtggctctttaatgtgttgtgaccatgatcgtgaaagattgctgtagcgcctcagctcaagaggctcatTAACCGATCATTCTCTttctactagtccatttatagcatcaaataaacatgaatgaacatgagaatgaatgttgtttcaaacgcggaaagacgtcaatatgcacaatttttcaattttaactccaccgatgttaatcttctaactcctgaatgctttgtcggacaaaatagcGGATgcagcgttctgattggttagatcgcttgtcaatcaaactccccaagcgctctttgatgacgtggctgattacgtttctggtgataatctgtcaatcatcgccctgacaatgtgattggtccgaacagtttctgttcgggcataattactcctctacggatcGAATTCAGACCAAACTCGccgacctcaaaatgttgtggggctaagttcggctggcatccaggctaatgaaaaacaagcatttaaatatattttttttatactttttttaatatttccctTTAATCActcattaaacatatttaaaacagtcaaaTAATTGTATAAGTTTAAGTGTAAGTGCTCAGCTTCAAATGCAAATGTGTCACTCAGTTTTCCTTTTTCTGGAGCAGCACTTGACGCACAGATATCTTACTGCTAAAAATATAGATAGAGTGAATATCAAAATAACTGCAAACAATGTAACTGCAACATCTACTGAGTAATAGGAGTACCAAGGCAGTTTGTAGGACTCTGTACGGAGGTGAGCAGCACCTTTGTGTCTCATTACAAACTCAATCCAGAAGAGGGCGCTGTCCAAAGGTTTAATTGGTTTGTCTTTGTGCAGATGAGAAAGTCTCTGCATACTCAGTCTATAAGATGGTTCATTGATCACTTCCTGTATGGCTGCATGCAATGTGTTCTTATTTAAAGTTGCAATGGAGAGTATCTTGGCTCCTCCCTTGTCTTGTAATCGAATAAGATTGTCATACTGGTCAAAAAAGAATGGAATTCCAACCACTGGGATACCATGGTACAAAGCTTCTTGAACCCCATTGGTTCCACCATGTGCGATAAAAGCTTTAGTCTTTGGATGCCCTAGAAGATCGTTCTGTGGCATCCAGTCAACCAGTAATGTGTTGTTCCCCAAAGTAGATGGTCTCTTTCCAGTGTATCTCCAAATCACCTTTTGAGGGAGCTGAGCAAAAGCAGCAGCTATTTCTGCTGTAAAATCATCTGGTAGATCACTGATAAACGTCCCAAAAGACATGATAATGACTCCATGCTCTCCAGAACTTTGCATGAAGTCCTCCAGATCTTGTGGAAGGGCCTTTGCTGGTTTACACTGGAAGCCACCAATGTAGATGATATTTGGCATAGTTGGACgtggaaattcaaaaacaaaatcaacccTCATAAGCCATATATCAGCCCCCTGAAGAAGTTCATAATAATGCACACGTGGATGGAAATATTTATCACAAAATGATTGGTAAAGTGGCAAATTAAAACGGCTGTTCTGAATGTCCATTAGCAAATAGGAGAAAGCGTTTTTCACTCGTTggaaaaagttcattttgtCTCTGTTTCCAGATCCTGTTATAGGGATGTAAGACAACGGTGAGGGAGCGATGTCAAAGTGTCCCTCTCCAGTAGTGGTCCATCTCACATTATATACCATGGGTAACTTTAGTTCATGCGCCAGGAGAATGCCTGCACCCCATGCTGGATCAGTAAGCATCAGCTCATACTGTTTTTCCTTCAGTGTCTTCAGAATGTCCTCACTTTCAAATATGTTTGTTATAAGCTGACATATCATTTCATGAGTTTTATGAATAGCTTTGAATACATGCAAATATAGCTGTATGGCACTCATCTGGCTCTTTCCTCTTTCATAGTCAATCATTTTGAAAAGCATATCTTCTACAAATTCTTCATCCATTCCTGTGGTGTTAGGTATGGTTATAGAGTTGTAATAAGTTGAATTCTCCTTTACGAACCAGCTATTATAGGTGCGTATTACATCAATGCTGTGCCCTTGACCATGTAAAGCCTTGATGAGGATGTCCATGTTCACCCAGTGACTTCCCTCCACAGGCACCACCAAGATTTTGCCACCATCACAGAGAGAACCAAAAAGCATTACGACTGTTAtccagagagagacagaaaccaCGTTCTGAGAAAATGGTGTCATCTTGCctgtatataataaaataattgcatTACATAAATTctacaaaaataatattatgttattatatGATGTCAACACTGTGCAGTAGAGATGAAATGGTATGAAAGGGACACTTCTTTCATCCAGGACCAGTACTCTCAGAGTGAGGAGACAGGCAGGCAGAATcattgcaaatgttttgtgagagaacgtaaagttatatatattataattttttcctcccatctcatatcgtttt
The nucleotide sequence above comes from Chanodichthys erythropterus isolate Z2021 chromosome 7, ASM2448905v1, whole genome shotgun sequence. Encoded proteins:
- the LOC137022596 gene encoding UDP-glucuronosyltransferase 2C1-like isoform X1 yields the protein MTPFSQNVVSVSLWITVVMLFGSLCDGGKILVVPVEGSHWVNMDILIKALHGQGHSIDVIRTYNSWFVKENSTYYNSITIPNTTGMDEEFVEDMLFKMIDYERGKSQMSAIQLYLHVFKAIHKTHEMICQLITNIFESEDILKTLKEKQYELMLTDPAWGAGILLAHELKLPMVYNVRWTTTGEGHFDIAPSPLSYIPITGSGNRDKMNFFQRVKNAFSYLLMDIQNSRFNLPLYQSFCDKYFHPRVHYYELLQGADIWLMRVDFVFEFPRPTMPNIIYIGGFQCKPAKALPQDLEDFMQSSGEHGVIIMSFGTFISDLPDDFTAEIAAAFAQLPQKVIWRYTGKRPSTLGNNTLLVDWMPQNDLLGHPKTKAFIAHGGTNGVQEALYHGIPVVGIPFFFDQYDNLIRLQDKGGAKILSIATLNKNTLHAAIQEVINEPSYRLSMQRLSHLHKDKPIKPLDSALFWIEFVMRHKGAAHLRTESYKLPWYSYYSVDVAVTLFAVILIFTLSIFLAVRYLCVKCCSRKRKTE
- the LOC137022596 gene encoding UDP-glucuronosyltransferase 2B13-like isoform X2, which encodes MWHSVFFVMLFGSLCDGGKILVVPVEGSHWVNMDILIKALHGQGHSIDVIRTYNSWFVKENSTYYNSITIPNTTGMDEEFVEDMLFKMIDYERGKSQMSAIQLYLHVFKAIHKTHEMICQLITNIFESEDILKTLKEKQYELMLTDPAWGAGILLAHELKLPMVYNVRWTTTGEGHFDIAPSPLSYIPITGSGNRDKMNFFQRVKNAFSYLLMDIQNSRFNLPLYQSFCDKYFHPRVHYYELLQGADIWLMRVDFVFEFPRPTMPNIIYIGGFQCKPAKALPQDLEDFMQSSGEHGVIIMSFGTFISDLPDDFTAEIAAAFAQLPQKVIWRYTGKRPSTLGNNTLLVDWMPQNDLLGHPKTKAFIAHGGTNGVQEALYHGIPVVGIPFFFDQYDNLIRLQDKGGAKILSIATLNKNTLHAAIQEVINEPSYRLSMQRLSHLHKDKPIKPLDSALFWIEFVMRHKGAAHLRTESYKLPWYSYYSVDVAVTLFAVILIFTLSIFLAVRYLCVKCCSRKRKTE